One window of the Janthinobacterium sp. PAMC25594 genome contains the following:
- the ahpC gene encoding alkyl hydroperoxide reductase subunit C, with amino-acid sequence MSLINTQVKPFKATAFHNGKFVDLTEASLKGKWSVFVFYPADFTFVCPTELEDLADHHAEFQKLGVDVYGISTDSHFAHKAWHDTSDAIKKVQYALIGDPTGTLSRNFEVMIEEEGMALRGTFVINPDGFIKVLEVHDNGIGRDASELLRKVKAAQYVAAHPGEVCPAKWTEGAATLTPSLDLVGKI; translated from the coding sequence ATGTCGCTCATCAATACCCAAGTTAAACCATTCAAGGCAACCGCATTCCACAATGGCAAATTCGTCGACCTGACGGAAGCATCGCTGAAAGGCAAGTGGTCGGTATTCGTGTTCTACCCAGCCGACTTCACCTTCGTTTGCCCAACCGAACTGGAAGACCTGGCCGATCACCACGCTGAATTCCAGAAGCTGGGCGTCGATGTCTACGGCATCTCGACCGACTCGCATTTCGCGCACAAAGCATGGCACGATACCTCGGACGCGATCAAGAAAGTGCAATACGCACTGATCGGCGACCCGACCGGCACCCTGTCGCGCAATTTCGAAGTCATGATCGAAGAAGAAGGCATGGCACTGCGCGGTACCTTCGTCATCAATCCAGACGGCTTCATCAAAGTGCTGGAAGTGCATGACAACGGCATCGGCCGTGACGCATCGGAACTGTTGCGCAAAGTCAAGGCAGCCCAATACGTTGCCGCTCACCCAGGCGAAGTTTGCCCAGCCAAATGGACGGAAGGCGCAGCAACGCTGACCCCATCGCTGGACCTGGTTGGCAAGATCTAA
- a CDS encoding CzcE family metal-binding protein: MLNTHRSALAILCAVLAGSAIAAGPTGTPADYGSAAHDGAAQRSIDLQPDTRRINVTRGETVTIARAGQRFTWHVQTFNNKTVFALSDIAPKDMAVDGVQVYVAANPLYTGS, encoded by the coding sequence ATGTTGAACACCCACCGCAGCGCCCTGGCCATCCTGTGCGCCGTCCTTGCCGGCAGCGCCATTGCCGCCGGCCCCACGGGCACGCCCGCCGACTATGGCAGCGCCGCCCACGACGGCGCCGCGCAGCGCAGCATCGACCTGCAGCCCGATACGCGCCGCATCAACGTCACGCGCGGCGAAACCGTCACCATCGCGCGCGCCGGCCAACGTTTTACGTGGCACGTGCAAACCTTCAACAACAAGACCGTCTTCGCCCTGAGCGACATCGCGCCCAAGGACATGGCTGTCGATGGCGTCCAGGTATATGTGGCCGCCAATCCCCTGTACACGGGCAGCTAA
- a CDS encoding ATP-binding cassette domain-containing protein, whose amino-acid sequence MELNASSPTLHIEHLDFHFPTHSVFQGFSQQFGPGVTWLRGANGAGKTTLLKLAGGALLPARGSIRLDDVDSGCMPLAYRALAFYCGGDAPALPWLQVHEFLDLHLALYPGSDQSLLNDELKAFAMTSTLQQSIIALSLGQHKKLQLALALALPVRLLLIDEPFNGLDTAAMAHLRGRLADPLRLARQCIVLTSHLAPDVPLAATVEI is encoded by the coding sequence ATGGAATTGAATGCCTCTTCTCCCACCTTGCACATCGAGCACCTCGATTTTCACTTCCCCACGCACAGCGTCTTCCAGGGATTCAGCCAGCAATTCGGCCCTGGCGTCACCTGGCTGCGGGGCGCGAATGGCGCCGGCAAGACGACCTTGCTGAAGTTGGCGGGCGGCGCCCTGCTGCCCGCGCGCGGGTCCATCCGCCTGGATGACGTCGACAGCGGCTGCATGCCGCTGGCGTACCGCGCACTAGCCTTCTATTGCGGCGGCGACGCACCCGCCCTGCCCTGGCTGCAAGTGCACGAATTTCTCGACCTGCACCTGGCCCTGTACCCGGGCAGCGACCAGTCGCTGCTGAACGACGAGCTGAAGGCGTTTGCCATGACGTCCACCTTGCAGCAAAGCATCATCGCCCTCTCGCTGGGCCAGCACAAAAAACTGCAACTGGCCTTGGCCCTGGCCTTGCCCGTACGCTTGCTGCTGATCGATGAACCGTTCAATGGCCTCGATACGGCCGCCATGGCACACCTGCGCGGGCGCCTGGCCGACCCGCTTCGTCTGGCGCGCCAGTGCATCGTGCTGACCAGCCACCTGGCGCCGGACGTGCCGCTGGCGGCGACGGTGGAAATATAG
- the rbsD gene encoding D-ribose pyranase produces MKKSPLLNIALSQLIASLGHGDMLVIGDAGLPSQPGVPLIDLALTRGIPGFIDTVNTVLSEMQVEYHLLASELPQHNPAMAAQVAALALPDARQVTHEEFKQLSKGARAIVRTGECSPYANIILVAGVVF; encoded by the coding sequence ATGAAAAAATCACCGCTGCTTAATATCGCGCTGTCGCAACTGATCGCGTCGCTCGGTCATGGCGACATGCTCGTCATCGGCGACGCGGGCTTGCCGTCGCAGCCGGGCGTGCCCCTGATCGACCTGGCCCTGACGCGCGGCATTCCCGGCTTCATCGATACCGTCAACACGGTATTGAGTGAAATGCAGGTGGAATACCATTTGCTGGCCAGCGAATTGCCGCAGCATAATCCGGCCATGGCGGCGCAGGTGGCGGCCCTGGCCTTGCCCGATGCGCGCCAGGTGACGCACGAGGAGTTCAAGCAATTGAGCAAGGGCGCGCGCGCCATCGTGCGTACGGGTGAGTGCAGTCCGTATGCCAACATCATTTTGGTGGCCGGCGTCGTGTTCTAG
- a CDS encoding DUF3597 domain-containing protein, translating to MGIFSNIYNKIFHHASDAAPAATPAAATDAPAAPAAAAPAVAVPVVDVEVVLVDLASKNAETLNWRTSIVDLMKLLQLDSSLASRKELAQELHFTGDTNDSASMNIWLHRQVMIKLADNGGKVPEELKN from the coding sequence ATGGGCATTTTCAGCAATATCTACAATAAAATCTTCCACCATGCGTCCGACGCTGCCCCGGCAGCCACGCCAGCGGCCGCTACCGATGCGCCAGCGGCACCAGCAGCAGCTGCACCAGCGGTTGCCGTGCCGGTGGTGGACGTGGAAGTGGTGCTGGTCGACCTGGCCAGCAAGAACGCGGAAACACTCAATTGGCGCACGTCCATCGTCGACCTGATGAAACTGCTTCAACTCGACAGCAGCCTGGCTTCGCGCAAGGAACTGGCGCAAGAGCTGCACTTCACGGGTGATACCAACGATTCGGCCAGCATGAACATCTGGCTGCACCGCCAGGTGATGATCAAGCTGGCGGACAACGGCGGCAAAGTACCGGAAGAACTCAAAAATTAA
- the rbsK gene encoding ribokinase, with translation MIVVIGSINMDLVLRVPRMPLPGETLTGGAFRTIPGGKGANQAVACARLSGKVAAGGQQVAMVGCVGDDAFGATLRAALVGDGIIDSHITTLPGVASGIASILVDDNGQNSIVIAGGANDLLSPAHIDAAKELIEQADIVVLQLETPMATVVHAIRLARLLGKTVVLNPAPAASLPEGVLELVDYLIPNEIEAAMLAGVSPDGADVQALAVALQKLGSDNVIITLGSKGVHAALYGGDFTFPAEVVQAVDTTAAGDTFIGGFVAGLASGMDEADAIQQGQRAAAWSVTKPGAQTSIPHLHELF, from the coding sequence ATGATCGTGGTTATCGGCAGCATCAATATGGACCTGGTCTTGCGCGTGCCGCGCATGCCCCTCCCCGGCGAAACCCTGACGGGCGGCGCGTTTCGAACCATTCCTGGTGGCAAGGGCGCCAACCAGGCCGTGGCTTGCGCGCGCCTGAGCGGCAAAGTGGCCGCCGGCGGCCAGCAAGTGGCCATGGTCGGCTGCGTGGGCGACGACGCCTTCGGCGCGACCTTGCGCGCGGCCCTCGTGGGTGACGGCATCATCGACAGCCACATCACCACCTTGCCCGGTGTCGCGTCCGGCATCGCTTCCATCCTGGTCGACGACAACGGCCAGAACAGCATCGTGATTGCCGGCGGCGCCAACGATTTACTGAGCCCCGCGCACATCGATGCGGCCAAAGAGCTGATCGAACAGGCGGACATCGTCGTGCTGCAGCTGGAAACGCCGATGGCCACCGTTGTGCACGCCATTAGACTGGCCCGCTTGCTGGGCAAGACGGTGGTGCTGAACCCGGCCCCGGCCGCCAGCCTGCCAGAAGGCGTGCTGGAACTGGTCGACTACCTGATTCCGAATGAAATCGAAGCGGCCATGCTGGCCGGCGTCAGCCCGGACGGCGCGGACGTCCAGGCGCTGGCGGTCGCGCTGCAAAAGCTGGGCAGCGACAATGTCATCATCACCTTGGGTTCCAAGGGCGTGCATGCGGCCCTGTATGGCGGCGATTTCACGTTCCCGGCCGAAGTGGTGCAAGCGGTCGACACGACGGCTGCCGGCGACACCTTCATCGGCGGTTTTGTGGCGGGCCTGGCGTCCGGCATGGACGAGGCGGACGCGATTCAACAAGGCCAGCGCGCGGCCGCCTGGAGCGTCACCAAGCCCGGCGCGCAAACCTCGATTCCCCACTTGCACGAGTTGTTCTGA
- a CDS encoding EAL domain-containing protein, which yields MPMKAFDAFRCCFILLLCLATQARALEPISLQLNFTHQFQFAGYYAAIEQGYYREAGLEVTLVEGSGAPLAEAAVLTGQAEYGVGNSTLLLSRMAGKPVVVLAVVFQHSPSVLLMRQHGGAPDVRKLVGAPVMIGAASDVAGAFDEVSLYLQKMGVAPQQMRHLPPSYRIGDLIDGKVDAIAAYSTNEPDYLDRAGFPYYQFTPRTAGIDFYGDNLFTSEYELRRHPERVKAFRAASLRGWQYAMAHREEMADVIHVKYSQRHDRDHLLYEAQQMELLLQPVLVELGYMNPQRWQHIADTYAAMGVLPRNATDSRAYQGFLYHPVPGADLGWLYLSLGVAGSLLAVSAAFHFSNLARERRRTEETIRQGELRFRTMFEEAPMGIALIDTVSGQFLDINPRYLAIAGRSLENMKQTSWMEISHPDDVAGEQAHVAQLLARRMPGFRHAKRIVRPDGDVVWVDASVTAIATARHGGPHHLCMLEDVTDKRQTEALIWQQANFDTLTQLPNRRMFHERLRLALAQGRRDTSRVAILFIDLDHFKEVNDTLGHHQGDILLIEAARRIRVGVRETDTVARLGGDEFTVILSDLDDLQQVDRIARQILDGLLAPFLLGQEQAFVSASIGITLYPDDAGTIEDLLKHADQAMYVSKGAGRNRYSYFTPAMQVAAVNRMRLGADLRTALREQQMQLHYQPIVELHSGNIAKVEALLRWQHPQRGIVCPPDFLALAESSGLIVDIGDWVLRTAAAQLLRWRAQGQAIGLPGLQLCLNQSPLELQREVEAPGTWLRQLLALDVPASAIVLDMREDALLGAGSGSGMAQRLQHLREAGLQIALDNFGSGPASLTQLQQCGIDYLKLDGVLVRKLAPGASELALCEAIVTMAHKLGLQVIAEGVETPEQRARLLEIGCDFAQGELFAPPLAIEAFDALLHARRPLHP from the coding sequence ATGCCGATGAAAGCATTCGACGCTTTCCGCTGCTGTTTCATTCTGCTGCTGTGCCTGGCCACACAAGCCCGCGCGCTGGAGCCTATCTCCCTGCAGCTCAATTTCACGCACCAGTTCCAGTTTGCCGGCTACTACGCGGCCATCGAGCAAGGTTATTACCGCGAGGCTGGCCTCGAGGTGACATTGGTCGAAGGCAGCGGCGCGCCGCTTGCCGAGGCGGCCGTGCTGACGGGCCAGGCTGAATATGGTGTGGGTAACAGCACCTTGTTGCTCAGCCGCATGGCCGGCAAGCCCGTGGTGGTGCTGGCCGTGGTGTTCCAGCATTCACCCAGCGTGCTGCTGATGCGCCAGCATGGCGGTGCGCCCGATGTGCGCAAGCTGGTGGGGGCGCCCGTGATGATCGGTGCGGCCAGCGACGTGGCAGGCGCATTCGATGAAGTCTCGCTGTACCTGCAGAAAATGGGCGTCGCGCCGCAGCAGATGCGCCACTTGCCGCCCAGCTACCGGATCGGGGATTTGATCGATGGCAAGGTCGACGCGATTGCCGCGTATTCCACCAATGAACCGGACTACCTGGACCGGGCGGGCTTTCCCTATTACCAGTTTACGCCGCGCACGGCCGGCATCGATTTCTACGGCGACAATTTGTTTACCAGCGAGTACGAACTGCGCCGGCATCCTGAGCGCGTGAAAGCGTTCCGCGCGGCCAGCCTGCGCGGCTGGCAGTACGCGATGGCGCACCGCGAGGAAATGGCGGATGTGATTCACGTCAAATACAGCCAGCGCCATGACCGCGATCACCTGCTGTACGAGGCGCAGCAGATGGAATTGCTGCTGCAGCCCGTGCTGGTGGAGCTCGGCTACATGAATCCCCAGCGCTGGCAGCACATTGCCGACACCTATGCCGCCATGGGCGTGCTGCCGCGCAATGCCACGGACAGCCGCGCCTACCAGGGTTTCCTGTACCACCCTGTGCCGGGCGCGGATCTCGGCTGGCTGTACCTGTCGCTGGGCGTGGCGGGCAGCTTGCTGGCCGTGTCGGCTGCCTTTCACTTCAGCAACCTGGCGCGCGAGCGCCGCCGCACCGAGGAAACCATCCGGCAAGGGGAATTGCGCTTTCGCACCATGTTCGAGGAAGCACCGATGGGCATCGCCCTGATCGATACCGTGAGCGGACAGTTTCTGGATATTAATCCGCGCTATCTGGCCATCGCCGGGCGCAGCCTGGAAAACATGAAGCAAACGAGCTGGATGGAGATCAGCCATCCCGACGACGTGGCGGGCGAGCAGGCACACGTGGCGCAGCTGCTGGCGCGGCGCATGCCGGGCTTCCGCCACGCCAAGCGCATCGTGCGTCCCGATGGCGACGTGGTGTGGGTCGATGCCTCGGTGACGGCCATCGCCACGGCGCGCCACGGTGGGCCGCACCACCTGTGCATGCTGGAAGACGTGACGGACAAGCGGCAAACGGAAGCGCTGATCTGGCAGCAAGCCAATTTCGATACCCTGACGCAACTGCCAAACCGGCGCATGTTCCACGAGCGTTTGCGCCTGGCGCTGGCCCAGGGCCGGCGCGATACGAGCCGCGTGGCCATCCTGTTCATCGACCTCGACCATTTCAAGGAAGTCAACGACACCCTCGGTCACCACCAGGGCGATATCTTGCTGATCGAAGCGGCGCGGCGCATCCGCGTGGGCGTGCGCGAGACGGATACGGTGGCGCGCCTGGGCGGCGATGAATTCACGGTGATCCTGTCCGATCTCGATGATCTGCAGCAAGTTGACCGCATCGCCCGGCAGATACTCGACGGCTTGCTGGCGCCGTTCTTGCTGGGGCAGGAGCAGGCGTTTGTCTCCGCCTCGATCGGCATCACCCTGTATCCGGACGACGCGGGCACCATCGAGGACTTGCTCAAGCATGCGGACCAGGCCATGTATGTGTCGAAAGGCGCGGGGCGCAACCGCTACAGCTATTTCACGCCCGCCATGCAGGTGGCGGCCGTCAACCGCATGCGCCTGGGGGCGGACTTGCGCACGGCCTTGCGTGAACAGCAGATGCAGCTGCATTACCAGCCCATCGTCGAGCTGCACAGCGGCAATATTGCCAAGGTGGAAGCCTTGCTGCGCTGGCAGCATCCGCAGCGGGGCATCGTGTGTCCGCCGGATTTTCTGGCGCTGGCCGAGAGCAGCGGCTTGATCGTCGACATCGGTGACTGGGTGCTGCGCACGGCGGCCGCGCAACTGCTGCGCTGGCGCGCGCAGGGCCAGGCCATCGGCTTGCCGGGGCTGCAACTGTGCCTGAACCAGTCGCCGCTGGAGCTGCAGCGCGAAGTGGAGGCGCCCGGCACCTGGCTGCGCCAGTTGCTGGCGCTCGATGTGCCGGCTTCGGCCATCGTGCTCGACATGCGCGAAGATGCGCTGCTGGGCGCCGGCAGCGGCAGCGGCATGGCGCAGCGGCTGCAGCACTTGCGCGAGGCGGGCTTGCAGATTGCCCTCGACAACTTCGGCAGCGGCCCCGCTTCGCTGACCCAATTGCAGCAGTGCGGCATCGATTACCTGAAGCTCGACGGCGTGCTGGTGCGCAAGCTGGCGCCCGGGGCCAGCGAACTGGCGCTGTGCGAAGCCATCGTCACCATGGCGCATAAACTGGGCTTGCAGGTCATCGCCGAAGGGGTGGAGACGCCGGAGCAGCGCGCGCGGCTGCTGGAAATCGGCTGCGATTTTGCGCAAGGCGAGCTGTTTGCGCCGCCGCTGGCCATCGAAGCGTTCGATGCGCTGCTGCACGCCCGGCGGCCCTTGCACCCTTGA
- the ahpF gene encoding alkyl hydroperoxide reductase subunit F produces the protein MLDATLKTQLKSYLEKVVYPLELVASLDDSAKAREMKELLQEIVLLSDKITLVERLDAGVRVPSFSINRTGSDIGVRFAGVPLGHEFTSLVLALLQVGGHTIKFDDAVIEQIRNLDGDYEFETFISLSCHNCPEVVQALNAMAVINPRIKVTTIDGGVFPQEVEERQIMAVPMMFLNGQHFGQGRTNVEEILAKLDTNAGARQAEALSKKDVFDVLIVGGGPAGAAAAIYAARKGINTGVLAERFGGQTLDTMAIENFISVKETDGPKFAMALEQHVKTYDVDIMNTQRATKLTPGKLIEVETANGAILKAKTVILATGARWRQINVPGEKEYRNRGVAYCPHCDGPLFKGKRVAVIGGGNSGVEAAIDLAGLVKHVTLIEFGAELRADAVLQRKLHSLPNVTVITSAQTTEIHGDGKIVNGLSYTDRVSGESKKVELEGVFVQIGLVPNTEWLKGTVALSRHGEIEVDARGQTSIPGVFAAGDVTTVPYKQIIIATGEGAKAALSAFDHLIRSDDEEVVEESAAKEALTA, from the coding sequence ATGTTAGACGCAACCCTCAAAACCCAACTGAAATCCTACCTGGAAAAAGTGGTGTATCCGCTTGAGCTGGTCGCTTCTCTCGATGACAGCGCAAAAGCCCGCGAGATGAAGGAATTGCTCCAGGAGATAGTCCTGTTGAGCGACAAGATCACGCTGGTCGAGCGCCTTGACGCTGGCGTACGGGTCCCGTCGTTCAGTATCAACCGTACCGGCTCCGATATCGGCGTGCGTTTCGCCGGTGTGCCGTTGGGCCACGAATTTACCTCGCTGGTGCTGGCGCTGCTGCAAGTGGGCGGCCACACCATCAAGTTCGACGATGCCGTGATCGAGCAGATCCGCAACCTCGACGGCGATTACGAGTTTGAAACGTTTATTTCGCTCTCCTGCCATAACTGCCCGGAAGTGGTGCAGGCCTTGAATGCCATGGCGGTGATCAACCCGCGTATCAAGGTCACCACCATCGATGGCGGCGTGTTCCCGCAAGAAGTGGAAGAGCGCCAGATCATGGCCGTGCCGATGATGTTCCTGAATGGCCAGCACTTCGGCCAGGGACGCACGAATGTCGAGGAAATCCTCGCCAAGCTCGACACCAATGCCGGCGCCCGCCAGGCGGAAGCTTTGAGCAAGAAAGATGTCTTTGATGTACTGATCGTCGGCGGCGGTCCTGCCGGCGCGGCAGCGGCCATTTACGCGGCCCGCAAAGGCATCAACACGGGCGTGCTGGCCGAGCGTTTCGGCGGCCAGACCCTCGACACCATGGCCATCGAGAATTTTATTTCCGTCAAGGAAACCGATGGTCCGAAGTTTGCCATGGCGCTGGAACAGCACGTCAAGACCTATGACGTCGACATCATGAACACCCAGCGCGCCACGAAGTTGACGCCGGGCAAGCTGATCGAGGTCGAAACGGCGAATGGCGCCATCCTGAAAGCCAAGACCGTGATCCTGGCCACCGGCGCCCGCTGGCGCCAAATCAATGTGCCGGGCGAGAAGGAATACCGCAACCGCGGTGTCGCCTACTGCCCGCACTGCGATGGTCCCTTGTTCAAGGGCAAGCGCGTGGCCGTGATCGGCGGCGGCAACTCGGGCGTGGAAGCGGCGATCGACCTGGCCGGCCTGGTAAAACACGTGACCCTGATCGAGTTCGGCGCGGAATTGCGTGCCGATGCGGTGCTGCAACGCAAGCTGCACAGCCTGCCTAACGTGACCGTGATTACGTCGGCGCAAACCACCGAGATCCATGGCGACGGCAAGATCGTCAATGGCCTCAGCTACACGGACCGGGTCAGCGGCGAGTCGAAGAAGGTCGAGCTGGAAGGCGTCTTCGTGCAAATCGGCCTGGTGCCGAACACGGAGTGGCTGAAAGGCACGGTCGCGTTGTCGCGCCACGGTGAAATCGAAGTGGACGCACGCGGCCAGACCTCGATCCCCGGCGTATTTGCGGCCGGCGACGTCACCACGGTGCCATACAAGCAGATCATCATCGCCACCGGCGAAGGCGCCAAGGCAGCCCTGTCCGCCTTTGACCACCTGATCCGCTCGGACGACGAGGAAGTGGTTGAAGAGTCGGCAGCGAAAGAAGCATTGACGGCGTAA
- a CDS encoding LacI family DNA-binding transcriptional regulator codes for MATIKQVAQAAGVSFTTVSHVLNNTRPVSDAARRAVLAAAEQLHYVPSALARSLRSRSTGTIGLIIPNNTNPYFSEVARGIEDSCYAAGYSVILCNSDDDPVKQRDYLNVLLTKRCDGLILSALADSDGELLRKMKVPAVLLDRAPSDLAIDAVAVDNRAGGSLAARHLLGLGRRRLACIAGPREVSISNERIAGARGAMADAGVVLADALCRHSDFTSAGGYAAALDLLALPQGERPDALFCCNDLMAFGALRAAAERGIAVPVELAVVGFDDIDLASFVHPALSSVAQNTRELGRITAACLLARIADPALPRQQRSIAPALHVRGSSVAAAPVPFTSPATELMGMTS; via the coding sequence ATGGCAACCATCAAACAAGTGGCGCAGGCGGCGGGGGTGTCGTTTACCACCGTCTCGCACGTCCTTAACAATACCCGCCCCGTCAGCGACGCGGCGCGCCGCGCCGTGCTGGCGGCGGCGGAGCAATTGCATTACGTGCCCAGCGCGCTGGCGCGCTCCTTGCGCAGCCGCAGCACGGGCACCATTGGCCTGATCATTCCCAATAATACGAATCCGTATTTTTCGGAAGTGGCGCGCGGCATCGAGGACAGTTGCTACGCGGCCGGCTACAGCGTGATTTTGTGCAATTCCGATGACGACCCCGTCAAGCAGCGCGATTACCTGAACGTGCTGCTGACCAAGCGCTGCGACGGCCTGATCTTGTCCGCGCTGGCCGACAGCGATGGCGAATTGCTGCGCAAGATGAAGGTGCCGGCCGTGCTGCTCGACCGCGCGCCCAGCGACCTGGCCATCGATGCCGTGGCCGTCGACAACCGCGCCGGGGGATCCTTGGCCGCGCGCCATTTGCTGGGGCTGGGACGCCGGCGCCTCGCCTGCATCGCCGGTCCCCGCGAGGTGAGCATTTCCAACGAGCGCATCGCCGGCGCGCGCGGCGCCATGGCGGACGCGGGCGTGGTCCTGGCCGACGCCCTGTGCCGCCATAGCGATTTTACGAGCGCGGGCGGTTATGCGGCGGCGCTGGACTTGCTGGCGCTGCCCCAGGGCGAGCGCCCCGACGCCTTGTTCTGCTGCAATGATTTGATGGCCTTTGGCGCCTTGCGCGCCGCCGCCGAGCGCGGCATCGCCGTGCCCGTGGAACTGGCCGTCGTCGGCTTCGACGATATCGACCTGGCCAGCTTCGTGCATCCGGCCCTGAGCAGCGTGGCGCAAAATACGCGCGAACTGGGCCGTATCACGGCCGCCTGCCTGCTGGCGCGCATCGCCGACCCCGCCTTGCCGCGCCAGCAGCGCAGCATCGCCCCCGCATTGCACGTGCGCGGCTCCAGCGTGGCCGCCGCGCCTGTACCTTTTACTTCTCCTGCAACTGAACTGATGGGAATGACATCATGA